From the Eschrichtius robustus isolate mEscRob2 chromosome 3, mEscRob2.pri, whole genome shotgun sequence genome, the window aaaaggcGTGCAGGTGGCCAGCGCTAAGGGACTCGCCCAGCAAGCAGTGGGCCACTGCCGCTGTCCTCAGCAGCTGTTTCTGCTGCAGCCCGAGAGGAACTCGGTGAGCCCGTCCCTGTTGGTGGCTGCAAGCTCAGGATTTCAATCAATGCATTCCAGTAACCCTAAAGTGAGGAACTCTCCGTCAGGAAACACACAGAGGTGAGGGCTAGGGCCTGGCCCAGCTGCCCCTTGGGGATGTCATAGTGGACCATGAAGGCTCATTGGTGGAACAACATGTTGAATTAGAAGcgaatggggaaagaaaaaaagataagtaaataGTGATAGAATAGTGAATCAGAGTTTAGGTTAGAGTTTTCCTCTGTTATTATTTGTCCATTATTACCTGGCCGCTCCTATTTACCACCCCTCTCCTCaccaaaacataaagaaaaagaccTTAAAGACCAGCCAGTACAGTGAGCTAAACTTGGCACGTGAGGAAACCGAGACCTGGAATGGTGAGGAGGCCTAAGGTCCTAGAACTAAAACACCAGCCCCTGGACTCCCACCGTGAGGCCTTTTCCTCTGTTCCGTGGAAGTTAAGCTGATGCCCTAAAAGAGTTTTTTCCTTCTCCCGTGGCGGCAGTGGTTAGTGTGTCTGCGCTGGTGTGATACTGCTTGTTCAGGGAGTAGTGTCCTGGAGGGTTTCCCTAACCTGCCAGTCATGGGCAGGTTTCCTCGCACTCTCCTGGACCTGCTCGTATTTTCCAGCAGGGAGGCTAGTCTCTTGTTACAGCTGTTCCTTGTCATCAGCCGAGGGGCGGGTGGTATTTTGATCTTAACGATGTCTGTTTGTTTACTCTGAGCTAGTCTTAGTGTGAGAGTCATTTCTCTATGTACATAGAAACCGTTGTCCTTTATTGACAGAAGCCCTAGAGATGGGTCCCCATGTGACTCTAGGGTTCCCAAGACCTGGCAGGCCACTCTGCTTGATCGTCCTCTCTGTTGAGAGCTCTGAAATGagagcaggggaggagggagcaagCAAGTGGCTGAGGTGAAAGGTGGAGTGGTTACTTAGTGGTCCAGGTCTCCTTGACCTATGATAAAAATCAGTCCTCCCTCATTTGTGCTGCCCAGTTGTATCCGGTGTCTGATCTCCCTTTGTTATTTGTCTCTTTTAGTAGCCCTAAGTCAAAGCAGGAGGTGATGGTCCGTCCCCCTACAGTGATGTCCCCATCTGGAAACCCCCAGCTGGATTCCAAATTCTCCAATCAGGGTAAACAGGGGGGCTCAGCCAGCCAATCCCAGCCATCCCCCTGTGACTCCAAGAGTGGGGGCCATACCCCTAAAGCACTCCCTGGCCCAGGTGGGAGCATGGGGCTGAAGAATGGGGCTGGAAATGGTGCCAAGGGCAAGGGGAAAAGGGAGCGAAGTATTTCCGCCGACTCCTTTGATCAGAGAGATCCTGGGACTCCAAACGATGACTCTGACATGAAAGGTATGTCTATAAGATATTTGAGACTCAGAGGGAAGTAGGTATTCCTGAGGAAAGGCCTCTGACGTTGGTGGATGCCAGAGAGCCTAATAGCAGCCATGTGGGGAGAGTAGGCGCATCAGATTCAGGAGTTCTCGCAGTTTAAGATGGAACTCTTTCTGGTTGTTTTCCTACTGACTGAAGAATAGTTTGGAACCACCTTGTTGACTTCTTGCTCTTGAGGATGCAAGCGTTTTAGGATGTTCCACGGCCCTAGCCACGTTCTTGTGGATGTTCCTGGCCTCCATGCTCTTTGTACTTAAGTGTCAAGCCGGTAGCTCCAGTTTGTCTATGCCAGGGTCCACCCTGGAGCGGTCTTTCTGACactcctcctcttctccatcaAATTCATCCTTCAAGACTTGGGTTTTGTGCACTCTGGCTGCCAGAGTTGTAGGCACAAGAGGCAGCCCTGGCACTAGTCCAGGTTTGTCACAGTCAATTTCAGTGTGGCAGGAACAAGTGGCTACATGTAGTAGATACAGTAGGCACCAAAATGGAGTGAGCCAGAAAGAGTATGGGACCAATGGCTGTGGTTTTAGGCTTTTTTCCTcctagtataaaataaaaaatcttagcTATAGGCCAGAACATGAAACTAGTATTCAAGCAGTGGAAGTGTTACTTCCCGACCCAAATTTGAAACGAGAACCTGGGTGATCGTTCCCctgtctttcctttcttcttcaggTGTTTGTAGGAGGCCTGTTACGAGCGCCAGCActatgctgggggctgggggtgccATGGTC encodes:
- the LOC137762563 gene encoding uncharacterized protein; amino-acid sequence: MRDFPLAAGGTHPENAGAARGQDPLPQRRKTKRKKACRWPALRDSPSKQWATAAVLSSCFCCSPRGTR